The Diorhabda sublineata isolate icDioSubl1.1 chromosome 6, icDioSubl1.1, whole genome shotgun sequence genome includes a window with the following:
- the LOC130445365 gene encoding transmembrane protein 42, translating into MYDSVKFAFISGIFAATGSAFGKLSGLSIWEGYFLLRISFFALMLITNTTSLTFFVKALQQTASINATLITSAANYIVTALVGFILFNETTSLYWWSGISLILIGLVLIVSNTTEQRTTRNEEKKDI; encoded by the exons ATGTATGATAGTGTTAAATTCGCTTTTATATCAGGAATATTCGCCGCAACTGGCAGTGCGTTTGGAAAGTTATCTGGGTTGTCTATATGGGAG ggGTATTTTTTATTACGAATAAGCTTCTTTGCACTGATGTTGATAACTAATACCACTTCACTGACATTTTTTGTGAAAGCTTTACAGCAGACTGCTTCAATTAATGCTACTCTCATCACATCAGCTGCAAATTACATTGTAACG gcaCTAGTTggttttatattattcaatgaaACTACATCTTTATATTGGTGGTCTGGAATATCCTTGATATTAATCGGATTGGTGCTAATAGTATCCAATACAACTGAACAAAGAACAacaagaaatgaagaaaaaaaagatatatag